A stretch of the Photobacterium sp. CCB-ST2H9 genome encodes the following:
- a CDS encoding DsbA family protein, with product MSDTKPKITLEFFHDAVCGWCYVLSPRLRKLAERADVAVKQRCFVLQRNDAEMIQRFGSLEAAKQEILNHWVACQQHADDPGRFEIEGMRAKPFSYPSGYLAALGAKAAELMGNSDTHWDYFDEIQHLHLKVNDNIGDRDVIIAAAGNIGLDTVRFEALLDSDDVRDAVEVDLKRAREFKLRSIPSLIINGEQVVSQTLTEQALLQLISNEQAA from the coding sequence ATGTCGGATACAAAGCCAAAAATCACCCTGGAATTTTTTCATGATGCCGTCTGCGGCTGGTGTTATGTCCTGAGCCCAAGGCTGCGCAAGCTGGCTGAGCGGGCAGATGTGGCAGTCAAGCAGCGCTGTTTTGTGTTGCAGCGCAATGATGCGGAAATGATCCAGCGTTTTGGTTCGCTGGAAGCGGCAAAACAGGAAATTCTGAATCACTGGGTCGCTTGTCAGCAGCATGCGGATGATCCGGGCCGGTTTGAGATTGAAGGCATGCGAGCCAAGCCATTCTCTTACCCGAGCGGATATCTGGCGGCGCTGGGGGCGAAAGCCGCTGAGCTGATGGGGAATTCGGATACCCATTGGGATTACTTTGATGAAATTCAGCATCTTCACCTCAAAGTGAATGACAACATCGGCGATCGTGACGTGATCATTGCTGCAGCCGGAAATATCGGGCTGGATACCGTGCGATTCGAAGCGCTACTGGACAGTGACGACGTGCGTGATGCGGTCGAAGTGGATCTGAAACGTGCCCGGGAGTTTAAGCTGCGCAGTATTCCCAGTCTCATCATCAATGGTGAGCAGGTGGTTTCGCAGACCCTGACGGAGCAGGCACTGTTGCAGTTGATCAGCAATGAACAGGCAGCTTAA
- the groL gene encoding chaperonin GroEL (60 kDa chaperone family; promotes refolding of misfolded polypeptides especially under stressful conditions; forms two stacked rings of heptamers to form a barrel-shaped 14mer; ends can be capped by GroES; misfolded proteins enter the barrel where they are refolded when GroES binds), with protein MAAKDVKFGNDARVKMLEGVNILADAVKVTLGPKGRNVVLDKSFGAPTITKDGVSVAREIELEDKFQNMGAQMVKEVASQANDAAGDGTTTATVLAQSIVNEGLKAVAAGMNPMDLKRGIDKAVVAAVEELKALSQPCADSKAIAQVGTISANSDATVGNIIAEAMEKVGRDGVITVEEGQALHDELDVVEGMQFDRGYLSPYFINNQEAGSVDLESPFILLVDKKISNIRELLPTLEAVAKASRPLLIIAEDVEGEALATLVVNNMRGIVKVAAVKAPGFGDRRKAMLQDIAVLTAGTVISEEIGMELDKVTLEDLGQAKRVSITKENTTIIDGHGEETAIQGRVVQIRQQIEEATSDYDKEKLQERVAKLAGGVAVIKVGAATEVEMKEKKDRVEDALHATRAAVEEGVVAGGGVALIRAASKLTELTGDNEEQNVGIRVALRAMEAPIRQITRNAGDEESVVANEVKNGEGNFGYNAATGEYGDMLDMGILDPTKVTRSALQFAASVAGLMITTEAMVTELPKGDAPDMSAAMGGMGGMGGMM; from the coding sequence ATGGCTGCTAAAGACGTAAAATTTGGTAATGACGCTCGTGTAAAAATGCTGGAAGGTGTGAACATTCTGGCTGACGCTGTCAAAGTTACCCTGGGCCCGAAAGGCCGTAACGTGGTTCTGGACAAGTCGTTCGGTGCTCCAACCATCACTAAAGATGGTGTATCTGTTGCGCGTGAAATTGAGCTGGAAGACAAGTTCCAGAACATGGGCGCACAGATGGTGAAAGAAGTTGCTTCTCAGGCAAACGACGCTGCCGGTGACGGTACAACGACTGCAACGGTTCTGGCTCAGTCGATTGTGAACGAAGGTCTGAAAGCTGTGGCTGCGGGCATGAACCCGATGGATCTGAAGCGTGGTATCGACAAAGCTGTGGTTGCTGCGGTTGAAGAACTGAAAGCACTGTCTCAGCCTTGTGCAGACAGCAAAGCGATCGCACAGGTGGGTACGATTTCTGCGAACTCTGATGCGACGGTTGGTAACATCATTGCTGAAGCCATGGAAAAAGTTGGTCGTGATGGCGTGATCACCGTTGAAGAAGGTCAGGCGCTGCACGATGAGCTGGACGTTGTTGAAGGCATGCAGTTCGACCGCGGTTACCTGTCTCCGTACTTCATCAACAACCAGGAAGCAGGCAGCGTGGATCTGGAAAGCCCGTTCATCCTGCTGGTTGATAAGAAAATCTCGAACATCCGTGAACTGCTGCCAACGCTGGAAGCGGTTGCAAAAGCTTCTCGTCCGCTGCTGATCATTGCAGAAGATGTTGAAGGTGAAGCGCTGGCGACACTGGTTGTGAACAACATGCGTGGTATCGTGAAAGTGGCTGCTGTGAAGGCACCAGGTTTCGGTGACCGTCGTAAAGCGATGCTGCAAGACATCGCTGTGCTGACTGCAGGTACTGTGATTTCTGAAGAAATCGGCATGGAGCTGGACAAAGTGACTCTGGAAGATCTGGGTCAGGCCAAGCGTGTCAGCATCACCAAAGAAAACACCACTATCATCGATGGCCATGGTGAAGAAACTGCGATTCAGGGCCGTGTGGTTCAAATTCGTCAGCAAATCGAAGAAGCGACTTCAGACTACGACAAAGAGAAACTGCAAGAGCGTGTTGCTAAACTGGCAGGCGGTGTTGCTGTGATCAAAGTTGGCGCTGCCACTGAAGTTGAAATGAAAGAGAAGAAAGACCGCGTTGAAGATGCCCTGCACGCAACCCGTGCTGCGGTTGAAGAAGGCGTGGTTGCCGGTGGTGGTGTTGCCCTGATCCGTGCGGCTTCTAAACTGACTGAGCTGACTGGCGACAACGAAGAGCAAAACGTAGGTATCCGTGTTGCGCTGCGTGCCATGGAAGCGCCAATCCGTCAAATCACCCGTAACGCTGGTGACGAAGAGTCTGTCGTTGCGAACGAAGTGAAGAATGGCGAAGGTAACTTCGGTTATAACGCTGCAACCGGCGAATACGGCGACATGCTGGACATGGGTATCCTGGATCCAACCAAAGTAACCCGTTCTGCACTGCAATTTGCAGCGTCTGTTGCTGGCCTGATGATCACCACCGAAGCGATGGTGACTGAACTGCCAAAAGGCGACGCGCCAGATATGAGCGCCGCGATGGGCGGTATGGGTGGCATGGGCGGCATGATGTAA
- a CDS encoding co-chaperone GroES codes for MNIRPLHDRVIVERQEVESKSAGGIVLTGSAAEKSTRGTVLAVGKGRILENGSVQPLDVKVGDTVIFSEGYATKTEKIEGKEVLIMSETDILAIVE; via the coding sequence ATGAATATTCGTCCTTTACATGACCGAGTGATCGTTGAGCGCCAGGAAGTTGAATCTAAATCTGCTGGTGGCATCGTTCTGACTGGTTCTGCTGCAGAAAAATCTACCCGCGGTACTGTACTGGCTGTGGGCAAGGGCCGCATTCTTGAGAATGGTTCTGTGCAGCCGTTGGACGTCAAAGTTGGTGATACTGTCATCTTCTCTGAAGGTTACGCGACCAAGACCGAGAAGATTGAAGGCAAAGAAGTTCTGATCATGTCTGAAACTGACATCTTGGCAATTGTTGAATAA
- a CDS encoding MATE family efflux transporter, with product MTRSERPDKHGLLSAPIPEVLRRLTIPMVFGMIAILMFNLVDTFFISLLGTQALAAVSFTFPVTFALNSITMGVGVGLSACIGRLLGSGDDHAAARVSSHGLLLAVLLVVAAAGLGLLTINPLFRLLGAEENLLPIIHEYMAVWYLAIPLLVIPMAGNSAIRATGDARTPAKIMMLAGVINGVLDPLLIFGYGPFPELGVRGAAISSGVSWAVALVWSLRILIVREKLLAMPDLRLIFADWRQILHIGTPAGLSNALTPLSNALIMVLLAAQGTASVAAYGAAMRIESLLMLVMIALSSALMPFMAQNLGAEQPRRAFEALFKAMKFALGFQFLVFIMMVPLSWPLSALFSQDEAVRTQLWHYLILVPASYGLLAICMQLINALNALHLSFQALLWNLIRLFGLLLPAAWLGSWVNGTEGLFTGIAVANVLCGLAALVYARRLRRWHVPSPEVMVGK from the coding sequence ATGACCCGATCAGAACGACCAGATAAACATGGGCTGCTGTCGGCCCCGATCCCGGAAGTTTTACGACGCCTGACCATTCCCATGGTGTTTGGGATGATCGCGATTCTGATGTTCAATCTGGTCGATACCTTCTTTATTTCTTTGCTGGGCACCCAGGCGCTGGCCGCTGTCAGCTTCACGTTTCCTGTCACCTTTGCCCTGAATTCCATCACCATGGGCGTCGGGGTCGGCCTGTCCGCCTGCATCGGCCGGCTGCTGGGCAGCGGAGATGACCATGCCGCCGCACGGGTTTCCAGCCACGGGCTATTACTGGCGGTACTTCTGGTCGTCGCGGCCGCCGGACTGGGGCTGCTGACCATCAATCCGCTGTTCCGCCTGCTGGGCGCGGAAGAAAACCTGCTGCCGATCATCCATGAATACATGGCGGTCTGGTATCTGGCGATTCCGCTGCTGGTGATCCCCATGGCCGGGAACAGTGCCATCCGGGCCACCGGCGATGCCCGAACCCCGGCGAAAATCATGATGCTGGCCGGCGTGATCAACGGAGTGCTCGATCCGCTGCTGATATTTGGCTACGGCCCTTTCCCTGAACTGGGTGTCCGGGGTGCTGCCATTTCAAGCGGTGTCAGCTGGGCGGTGGCGCTGGTGTGGTCACTGCGGATCTTAATCGTACGGGAAAAGCTGCTGGCAATGCCGGATCTCCGGCTCATCTTTGCCGACTGGCGGCAGATCCTCCATATCGGGACACCAGCCGGGCTGTCGAATGCACTCACGCCCCTGTCGAATGCTTTAATCATGGTGCTGCTTGCGGCTCAGGGGACGGCCTCAGTGGCTGCCTATGGCGCTGCGATGCGGATTGAATCGCTGCTGATGCTGGTCATGATCGCACTCAGCTCTGCTCTGATGCCATTCATGGCGCAAAATTTAGGTGCTGAACAACCCCGCCGGGCCTTTGAGGCTCTGTTCAAGGCGATGAAATTTGCATTAGGCTTCCAGTTCCTGGTGTTCATCATGATGGTGCCGCTCAGCTGGCCGTTGTCCGCCCTGTTCAGTCAGGATGAAGCGGTCCGGACCCAGCTCTGGCATTACCTGATCCTGGTCCCGGCCAGTTATGGCTTACTGGCCATCTGCATGCAGCTGATTAATGCCCTCAATGCGCTGCATCTGTCGTTTCAGGCCCTGCTGTGGAACCTGATCCGGCTCTTTGGTCTGCTGCTGCCCGCCGCTTGGCTGGGCAGCTGGGTCAACGGCACGGAGGGCCTTTTTACTGGCATTGCAGTCGCCAATGTGCTGTGCGGACTGGCGGCTTTGGTGTATGCCCGCAGGCTGCGGCGCTGGCATGTGCCATCACCGGAAGTGATGGTCGGGAAATAA
- a CDS encoding FxsA family protein — protein MFPVLLLLFILVPVIEIALFIQVGGVLGLWTTLFLVLLTAIVGASLVRSQGIATLLSVQDRLNQGELPAQQILEGVMLAVAGVLLLTPGFMTDAMGLIVLLPGPRAAIARYLMTKVKIQSMHQNGFGGGFGSRGPFSHRDPFGHDQSDNQQGDVFDGEYERKDDKGKRQNSDDDDQHRLH, from the coding sequence GTGTTTCCTGTTCTTTTACTGCTGTTTATTCTTGTCCCCGTCATTGAAATTGCGCTTTTTATTCAGGTTGGCGGGGTACTCGGGCTGTGGACCACGCTGTTTCTGGTTCTGCTGACGGCGATTGTGGGGGCATCGCTGGTGCGCAGTCAGGGGATTGCTACCTTGCTGTCGGTCCAGGATCGGCTTAATCAAGGTGAACTCCCGGCGCAGCAGATCCTGGAAGGTGTGATGCTGGCCGTGGCCGGGGTGCTGTTGCTGACGCCGGGTTTCATGACGGATGCCATGGGCCTGATTGTGCTGCTGCCGGGGCCGCGTGCCGCGATTGCCCGTTATCTGATGACCAAAGTGAAGATTCAGAGCATGCATCAGAATGGTTTCGGTGGCGGGTTTGGGTCGCGAGGGCCGTTTTCTCACCGTGATCCCTTTGGTCATGATCAGAGTGACAACCAGCAAGGGGACGTTTTTGACGGTGAATATGAGCGTAAAGACGACAAAGGAAAGCGTCAAAACTCAGACGATGACGATCAGCATCGTCTGCATTAA
- a CDS encoding anaerobic C4-dicarboxylate transporter, with amino-acid sequence MIGIELFIVLAFIFLGARIGGIGIGFAGGAGVLVLSLGLGLPAGHIPVDVILIIMSVITAIAAMQVAGGMDWLVDLAECFLRKHPKRINFYAPMVTYVMTLLAGTGHTAFSTLPVIAEVAKEQGIRPSRPLSIAVISSQIAITASPISAALVFFSGLLEPLGISYLTLLAICIPSTFGACMLGALVASFQGCELKDDAVYQERLAKGLVRVKGSQVRNIPVTAKPATYIFLAAIAAVVIYATLISDAVGLIPDPAMGRNQAIMVFMLTAAMAIVLFTKIDAGQIASAATFKSGMSACVCVLGVAWLGDTFVSSHIEGIKTVAGELLAQYPWMLAVTLFFASMLLYSQGATTTALMPAALAIGVSPLTTVASFAAVSALFVLPTYPTLLAAVEMDDTGSTRIGKLVFNHPFFLPGVTTIAASVALGFLLGPILA; translated from the coding sequence ATGATTGGAATTGAGCTTTTCATTGTTCTTGCTTTTATTTTTCTTGGGGCCCGGATCGGCGGAATCGGCATTGGTTTTGCGGGCGGTGCCGGCGTGCTGGTGCTCTCTCTCGGACTGGGCCTGCCAGCGGGTCATATTCCGGTCGATGTGATCCTGATTATTATGTCGGTCATCACCGCCATTGCTGCCATGCAGGTTGCCGGTGGGATGGACTGGCTGGTCGACCTGGCCGAATGTTTTCTGCGCAAGCACCCCAAACGCATCAACTTTTACGCGCCGATGGTTACCTACGTCATGACGTTGCTGGCCGGTACCGGACACACGGCTTTTTCGACCCTGCCGGTGATTGCAGAGGTCGCCAAGGAGCAGGGCATTCGCCCCTCACGCCCCCTGTCGATTGCGGTAATTTCCTCTCAGATAGCCATTACCGCTTCGCCAATATCCGCCGCGCTGGTGTTTTTCTCCGGGCTGCTGGAACCGCTGGGCATCAGCTACCTGACTTTGCTGGCCATTTGTATTCCGAGTACCTTCGGAGCCTGTATGCTTGGTGCCCTGGTCGCCAGCTTTCAGGGCTGCGAGCTGAAAGATGACGCGGTGTATCAGGAACGGCTCGCCAAAGGGCTGGTCCGGGTCAAAGGCAGTCAGGTCAGAAACATCCCGGTCACTGCCAAGCCTGCCACTTACATCTTTCTGGCAGCCATTGCAGCCGTGGTCATTTACGCCACCCTGATCTCCGATGCAGTCGGACTCATTCCTGATCCGGCAATGGGACGTAACCAGGCCATCATGGTTTTCATGCTGACTGCCGCCATGGCCATTGTCCTGTTCACCAAAATTGATGCCGGGCAAATTGCCAGTGCCGCAACCTTCAAATCCGGTATGAGTGCCTGCGTCTGCGTGCTGGGGGTTGCCTGGCTGGGCGATACTTTTGTGTCGAGCCATATTGAGGGCATCAAAACCGTGGCCGGTGAATTGCTGGCACAGTATCCCTGGATGCTGGCGGTGACCTTGTTCTTTGCTTCCATGCTGCTGTATTCGCAGGGCGCCACCACGACGGCCCTGATGCCCGCAGCCCTGGCCATCGGCGTTTCACCGCTGACTACGGTCGCCTCTTTTGCCGCGGTCAGTGCGCTGTTCGTCCTGCCCACCTACCCGACGCTGCTGGCCGCCGTGGAAATGGACGATACCGGCTCAACCCGTATCGGGAAGCTGGTCTTTAACCATCCTTTCTTCCTGCCAGGTGTGACAACAATCGCCGCTTCCGTGGCGCTGGGCTTCCTGCTGGGGCCTATACTTGCCTGA
- a CDS encoding protein-disulfide reductase DsbD has protein sequence MTILRHLRITRLFVFFLLFLSLPLRAEFSLPGLTEPSSQNSFVPVDQAFAFNFSQNDDQLVLDWQVRPGYYLYQHQLSVTASGATVGDIRLPAGTPYKDEFFGDVTIYPEPLTLQVPIVQAGDNATLTVRYQGCAKAGFCYPPETREVPLFAVAAAAGTATASAAPVKPNLIVSTDTSIQNHSGERQKNTAETSAPVSQQDKLASDLAEQWWTPLLFLALGIGLAFTPCVLPMYPILTGIVLGRGQLSNGRTFTLAFTYVQGMALTYTLLGLVVASAGLQFQAALQHPYVLIGLSALFVLLALSMFGTYTLQLPSSVQTWLSQLSNQQSGGQLGGVFAMGAISGLVCSPCTTAPLSGALIYVAQSGDLLTGAVALYALAIGMGIPLILAAMFGNRLLPKAGAWMNSVKIFFGFVLLAVPLFLLERILPANLMPYLWAIFGVAVFGWLYHVKQGMTHSWRSSLLGILAIVGLLGSLLPVYQGLTGSQQQQAAQLPEITFKRVSSMDELNTALAQAKAEGKPVMLDFYADWCVACKEFDKYTFHDASVAPELQRFILLQADVTDSKPDDIKLLQKMNVLGLPTLDFWHADGEQAAKARLTGFMEAEPFLDHLKSNQLIGQ, from the coding sequence ATGACTATACTGCGACACCTGCGTATCACACGTTTGTTTGTCTTTTTCCTGCTGTTCCTCAGCCTGCCGTTACGAGCTGAGTTTTCGCTGCCGGGACTGACAGAGCCTTCCAGCCAGAACAGCTTCGTCCCGGTTGATCAGGCTTTTGCGTTTAACTTTTCCCAGAACGACGACCAGTTGGTGCTCGACTGGCAGGTCAGACCGGGTTATTACCTCTACCAGCATCAGCTTTCCGTCACCGCCAGCGGAGCAACCGTCGGCGATATCCGTCTGCCCGCAGGCACGCCCTACAAAGATGAATTCTTCGGTGATGTCACCATTTATCCCGAGCCGCTGACCCTCCAAGTACCGATTGTTCAGGCGGGTGACAATGCCACGCTGACCGTGCGTTATCAGGGCTGTGCCAAGGCCGGTTTCTGTTACCCGCCGGAAACCCGTGAGGTACCGCTCTTTGCGGTCGCCGCTGCTGCCGGTACCGCAACAGCCAGCGCAGCGCCAGTCAAACCCAATCTGATAGTAAGTACTGACACCAGCATTCAAAACCATTCAGGTGAGCGCCAGAAAAACACAGCCGAGACCAGCGCCCCGGTCAGCCAGCAGGATAAGCTGGCCAGCGATCTGGCCGAGCAGTGGTGGACGCCGCTGCTGTTTCTGGCTCTGGGTATCGGGCTGGCATTCACGCCCTGCGTGCTGCCGATGTATCCGATCCTGACCGGCATCGTACTGGGCCGCGGTCAGCTCAGTAACGGACGTACTTTTACCCTGGCCTTCACTTATGTTCAGGGTATGGCGCTGACTTACACCCTGCTGGGGTTAGTGGTTGCTTCGGCCGGACTTCAGTTTCAGGCAGCGTTACAGCATCCTTACGTCCTGATCGGCCTCAGCGCACTCTTCGTGCTGCTGGCGCTGTCGATGTTCGGGACTTACACCCTGCAACTGCCCTCCAGTGTCCAGACCTGGCTGAGCCAGCTCAGCAACCAGCAATCCGGCGGCCAGCTCGGCGGTGTATTTGCGATGGGCGCCATTTCCGGTCTGGTGTGCTCTCCCTGCACCACAGCGCCGCTGTCCGGTGCTCTGATTTACGTCGCCCAGAGCGGAGACTTACTGACCGGTGCCGTGGCTCTGTATGCGCTGGCGATCGGGATGGGGATTCCGCTGATCCTGGCTGCCATGTTCGGCAACCGTCTGCTGCCGAAAGCCGGTGCGTGGATGAACAGCGTAAAAATCTTCTTCGGATTTGTACTGCTGGCCGTACCGCTGTTCCTGCTGGAACGCATCCTTCCGGCGAACCTGATGCCTTATCTGTGGGCCATCTTTGGTGTGGCTGTGTTTGGCTGGCTGTATCATGTCAAACAGGGCATGACCCACTCCTGGCGCAGCAGCCTGCTCGGTATCCTCGCTATTGTGGGATTACTGGGGTCTCTTTTACCGGTTTATCAGGGGCTGACGGGGTCACAACAGCAACAAGCCGCTCAGTTGCCTGAGATCACCTTCAAGCGCGTGTCCAGTATGGACGAACTGAATACAGCCCTGGCCCAGGCCAAAGCCGAAGGAAAACCAGTCATGCTGGACTTCTATGCTGACTGGTGCGTGGCCTGTAAAGAATTCGACAAGTACACCTTCCACGATGCCAGCGTCGCGCCTGAACTCCAGCGCTTTATCCTGCTGCAGGCCGATGTGACCGACAGTAAGCCGGACGATATCAAGCTGCTGCAAAAAATGAATGTCCTGGGCCTGCCGACGCTGGACTTCTGGCATGCGGACGGCGAACAGGCCGCCAAGGCCCGCCTGACCGGTTTCATGGAAGCCGAGCCATTCCTTGATCACCTGAAATCGAATCAACTCATTGGTCAATAA
- a CDS encoding response regulator transcription factor, translating into MDAQYTIVIADDHPLFRNALFQSVHMAVSKANLLEADSLDTLLTLLEKEPDVDLVLLDLKMPGANGMSGLIQLRAQYPELPVVVVSANEEASVIRQVRHHGAFGFIPKSSDMRALISALNQVLEGEPCFPPGIGEDEDNPEMDALAARIATLTPQQYKVLCMLSDGLLNKQIAYELNVSEATIKAHMTAIFRKLGVKNRTQAVILLNELSDE; encoded by the coding sequence ATGGACGCTCAGTACACAATCGTCATCGCCGATGACCACCCCCTGTTCCGCAATGCACTGTTTCAATCCGTGCACATGGCGGTCAGTAAGGCGAATCTGCTGGAAGCAGACTCCCTCGATACCCTGTTAACGCTGCTTGAAAAAGAACCCGATGTTGATCTGGTGCTGCTGGATCTGAAAATGCCCGGCGCCAACGGCATGTCCGGCCTGATTCAACTGCGGGCCCAGTACCCGGAACTGCCGGTGGTAGTCGTGTCTGCCAACGAAGAAGCCTCAGTGATCCGGCAGGTCCGTCATCACGGGGCATTCGGCTTCATTCCAAAATCCAGTGATATGCGCGCCCTGATCAGCGCACTGAATCAGGTGCTGGAGGGTGAGCCCTGCTTCCCGCCGGGGATCGGCGAGGATGAAGACAACCCCGAAATGGATGCGCTGGCAGCCAGAATTGCAACCCTGACGCCGCAACAGTACAAGGTACTGTGTATGCTGTCTGATGGCCTGCTCAACAAGCAAATCGCCTACGAACTCAATGTGTCGGAAGCCACCATCAAAGCCCACATGACCGCCATTTTCCGCAAACTCGGGGTCAAAAACCGCACTCAGGCCGTGATTCTGTTAAACGAACTCAGCGACGAGTGA